A portion of the Edaphobacter lichenicola genome contains these proteins:
- a CDS encoding S10 family peptidase has product MLMNRMWIGMSAGVLLVSAVSVMGATAQDKKDADKKAEKVVVTGTPVVTPAEPPADSTTEGSVTVGGQAIAYKAVAGTLTVGSTDSQDAMLGLDGKMLPDTGEKAPDPEKPEEATATARMFYVAYFKKDAKPGRPVMFLYNGGPGSASMWLHMGSFGPRRVVTTDAQHDEGAPYKIVNNEYSMLDVTDVVFIDAPGTGFSRIMGKDKEKAFWGTDPDAHAFERFIRRFLTKYDRWNSPKYLFGESYGTPRSAVLSADLQNVDLNGIVLLSQILSFDNSIDGPKWNPGVDQAYALGLPTFAASAFYHHKLPSQPAALEPFLAEVEQYAMGDYMSALLKGSELPDASKQAVAEKLHQYTGLPVTYLLRANLRVTGGAFSKQLQLDDETTTGRLDTRYKGPDLDPLSSDAEYDPQSNAISSAYTAALNQYMRTELKYGQDQTYKPGAYVDPDFTWDLRHQAPGGPPANFQEGGTNVMPDLAFTMKSNPKMKVMLAGGYFDLATPYFEGKFEMHHLQIPQKMQANISYHYYQSGHMVYVNEDVLKQFHADVAAFVRGTEDGK; this is encoded by the coding sequence ATGCTGATGAATCGGATGTGGATTGGGATGTCTGCAGGGGTTTTGCTGGTGTCTGCTGTGTCGGTGATGGGGGCGACGGCACAGGATAAGAAAGACGCTGACAAGAAGGCTGAGAAGGTTGTGGTGACGGGGACGCCGGTAGTGACGCCTGCTGAGCCTCCGGCTGACTCGACGACGGAAGGTTCGGTGACGGTTGGCGGGCAGGCGATTGCGTATAAGGCAGTGGCCGGGACGCTGACGGTGGGGTCTACTGACTCGCAGGACGCGATGCTGGGGCTGGATGGAAAGATGCTGCCGGATACAGGCGAGAAGGCTCCCGATCCGGAGAAGCCGGAAGAGGCGACAGCCACGGCGCGAATGTTTTATGTGGCGTACTTCAAGAAGGATGCGAAGCCGGGGCGGCCCGTGATGTTTTTGTATAACGGTGGGCCGGGGTCGGCGTCGATGTGGCTGCATATGGGGTCGTTTGGCCCGCGTCGCGTGGTGACGACGGATGCGCAGCATGATGAGGGTGCCCCTTACAAGATCGTCAACAATGAGTACAGTATGCTTGATGTTACGGATGTCGTGTTCATCGATGCTCCTGGGACTGGTTTCAGCCGGATCATGGGCAAGGATAAGGAGAAGGCGTTTTGGGGGACCGATCCGGATGCGCATGCATTTGAGCGGTTCATTCGGCGGTTTTTGACGAAGTATGACCGCTGGAACTCACCGAAGTATCTGTTTGGCGAGAGCTATGGAACGCCGCGGAGTGCTGTGTTGTCGGCTGACCTGCAGAACGTCGATTTGAACGGAATTGTTTTGCTGTCGCAGATCTTGAGCTTTGATAATAGTATCGACGGGCCGAAGTGGAATCCGGGCGTCGATCAGGCGTATGCGCTGGGGCTGCCGACTTTTGCGGCGAGCGCTTTCTATCATCACAAGCTGCCGTCGCAACCTGCGGCGCTGGAGCCGTTTCTGGCCGAGGTGGAGCAGTATGCGATGGGCGACTATATGAGCGCGCTGTTGAAGGGCTCTGAGCTGCCCGACGCCTCGAAGCAGGCGGTGGCGGAGAAGCTGCATCAATATACCGGGTTGCCGGTGACGTATCTGCTGCGGGCGAATCTGCGGGTGACTGGGGGAGCCTTCAGCAAGCAGCTCCAGCTGGATGATGAGACGACGACGGGGCGGCTGGATACGCGGTACAAAGGGCCGGATCTGGATCCGCTGAGCTCAGATGCGGAGTATGACCCACAGAGCAACGCGATCTCGTCGGCGTATACGGCGGCGCTGAACCAGTACATGCGGACGGAGCTGAAGTATGGGCAGGACCAGACGTACAAACCGGGCGCTTATGTGGATCCTGACTTTACATGGGATCTGCGGCACCAGGCTCCGGGAGGACCTCCGGCGAACTTCCAAGAGGGTGGGACGAATGTGATGCCGGATCTGGCATTCACGATGAAGTCGAACCCGAAGATGAAGGTGATGCTGGCTGGAGGGTACTTCGATCTGGCCACGCCTTACTTTGAGGGCAAGTTCGAGATGCATCATCTGCAGATTCCGCAGAAGATGCAGGCGAACATCAGCTATCACTACTATCAGAGCGGGCACATGGTCTATGTGAATGAGGATGTGCTGAAGCAGTTCCATGCGGATGTGGCGGCTTTTGTCCGGGGGACGGAAGACGGGAAGTAA
- a CDS encoding VWA domain-containing protein: MRLSFPCALLLFALSASLSSTLFAQQPPAPTPSTPAQTSAPPPAQTPPPQAQPAGSEPVKDANGVYTIRRNARLVVLDLVVTDTKGNIVTDLKRDEFHVTEANEPETILNFEAAGAHPLDPQATINSTQDLDRLAPNAPVNIILLDEFNTRFEDMAFARYSLKKFLERQPGKLDTPTMLIAVDVEHFTVLRDYTQNKDEILTALDHHFAAYPWQAQQGQWRSDRIGTAFLTLRRVAEAVIGHPGHKNMIWVGRGFPAVMWSNVPVDTLNRVNNAVQDCVNILRDARVTLYTIDPAGVQINPQAYGFAAGFNDPFGGEYQFNRLAKATGGRTLYGRNDVDAEIGTAIRDGASFYTLTYRPQNTSLDPSKFRKIQVTLDRPGLIVYTRQGYYLQRGPGRVDPANPSRRLMADLASADSSTMVYDGVPLSLEPSPTNPDSFTVHIDGKGLYWTPATDTEPRHTDVILAVSTFDKKGKELKSVAKNIHASASPDVAPTGRIDRGLNLVYTIDHDPKAVRARFVVRVTSSGRIGTADATLGQQASTPPPTPAPTTP; encoded by the coding sequence ATGAGACTTTCGTTCCCCTGCGCACTCTTGCTCTTTGCTCTCTCTGCCAGTCTTTCAAGCACCCTCTTCGCACAGCAACCGCCCGCACCAACTCCCTCCACCCCAGCGCAAACATCCGCCCCACCGCCCGCGCAGACGCCGCCGCCTCAAGCCCAACCCGCCGGTTCGGAGCCCGTCAAAGACGCAAACGGCGTCTACACCATCCGCCGCAACGCCCGCCTCGTCGTTCTTGACCTCGTCGTTACCGACACCAAGGGAAACATCGTCACTGACCTCAAGCGCGACGAGTTTCATGTCACCGAAGCCAACGAACCCGAGACCATTCTCAACTTCGAAGCCGCAGGCGCCCATCCCCTCGATCCCCAGGCCACCATTAACTCCACGCAGGACCTCGATCGCCTCGCACCCAACGCTCCTGTCAACATCATCCTGCTCGATGAGTTCAACACCCGCTTCGAAGACATGGCCTTCGCCCGCTACTCCCTCAAAAAGTTTCTCGAGCGGCAGCCCGGCAAACTCGACACCCCCACCATGCTCATCGCCGTCGACGTCGAACACTTCACCGTCCTACGCGACTACACCCAGAACAAGGACGAGATCCTCACCGCGCTCGACCATCACTTCGCCGCCTATCCCTGGCAGGCGCAACAAGGTCAGTGGCGCTCCGACCGCATCGGCACAGCCTTCCTCACCCTCCGCCGCGTCGCCGAAGCCGTCATCGGTCATCCCGGCCACAAAAATATGATCTGGGTTGGCCGCGGCTTCCCCGCCGTCATGTGGTCCAACGTCCCCGTCGACACCCTCAACCGCGTCAACAATGCCGTTCAGGACTGCGTCAACATCCTCCGCGACGCCCGCGTCACCCTCTACACCATCGACCCCGCCGGCGTTCAAATCAATCCTCAAGCCTACGGCTTCGCGGCCGGGTTCAACGACCCCTTCGGCGGCGAATACCAATTCAACCGTCTCGCCAAAGCCACCGGCGGCCGCACCCTCTATGGCCGCAACGACGTCGACGCCGAGATCGGCACCGCCATCCGCGACGGCGCCAGCTTCTACACCCTCACCTATCGCCCGCAAAACACATCGCTCGACCCCTCCAAGTTCCGCAAGATCCAGGTCACCCTCGACCGCCCCGGCCTCATCGTCTATACCCGACAGGGTTATTATCTCCAGCGCGGTCCCGGCCGGGTCGATCCCGCTAATCCCTCACGCCGCCTCATGGCGGATCTCGCCTCCGCCGACTCCAGCACCATGGTCTACGACGGCGTCCCCCTCAGCCTCGAACCCTCGCCCACCAACCCTGACAGCTTCACCGTCCACATCGACGGAAAAGGTCTCTACTGGACTCCCGCCACCGACACCGAACCGCGTCACACCGACGTGATCCTCGCCGTCTCCACCTTCGACAAAAAAGGTAAGGAGCTCAAGAGCGTGGCCAAGAACATCCACGCCAGTGCATCGCCCGATGTAGCCCCCACAGGTCGCATCGATCGCGGCCTCAACCTCGTCTACACCATCGACCATGACCCCAAGGCTGTCCGAGCGCGCTTTGTCGTCCGCGTCACCTCCTCAGGCCGCATCGGCACCGCCGACGCAACCTTGGGCCAGCAAGCTTCCACTCCACCACCAACCCCAGCCCCGACAACCCCGTAG